A stretch of Aedes aegypti strain LVP_AGWG chromosome 2, AaegL5.0 Primary Assembly, whole genome shotgun sequence DNA encodes these proteins:
- the LOC5577627 gene encoding uncharacterized protein PFB0145c: MSSSLLDKLHQKISQYILLKNRQLRRFSRLVLDCEFLRFAEVIEDTEHFLEDFIRNLALFPTGNVFITSIGHRIKRLCGARDHCLRKLEGFERVIVDCEDALVKKIFYQRLHRTKHAFQQQFRTYRKEVEDFLLQLLDINQIAQYQNQFNRTCFLYLTVLKNHDNIRHLFREEFLRFHAIYNISNLKLQTHELLLDILVRHLHLFDEMASSEGSSIESIRDRLNQEIIKSRTDIVIQEAELTELRQELFPSEVSLKEQRHAAIDRLEVRELDLEHRIRSIDVLQSDIQGLEAQVARLIEERERVHEQLMEKRDALRCGIREVVRLEKLIQQIEKEISDRMVAFQKHLEELELKRIAILEDETLTEEERARLLAELDQEIAMIREKHDEDQRLLKDRCEELKAMSRSVIEGLDGLRDELMQKHLDEIRELEEQKKNATPSELELINARIAELQREFDENMAMLDMAQARRQYFQDEHGRYYISEFGQKVYQRESGASEYILTEDGQWEKIRNAVELETDEKGEFYIDNFGRKIYTKRYYEDEYGKYYIDSEGKRVYLEPSLVSEIENSLQPEVEELQETLVLPSEDEQSTVESDLGDTEEAKIKRADDIKYVQETVGVPLRKGLALTFLHQPEDPIEFLAKFLEKYHNDQQKEPERTRLVDDVTKMREAANFPLDPKISTEDMC, translated from the exons ATGAGCAGCAGCCTTCTGGACAAGTTGCACCAAAAAATATCTCAAtacattttgttgaaaaatcgacAGCTTCGGCGGTTTAGCCGACTCGTGTTGGATTGCGAATTTCTGCGGTTTGCCGAGGTTATCGAAGACACGGAACACTTCTTGGAAGATTTTATCCGCAATCTAGCACTATTTCCAACTGGAAACGTTTTCATCACTAGTATCGGTCATCGGATAAAGCGCCTCTGTGGCGCCAGGGATCACTGTTTACGGAAGCTAGAAGGTTTTGAACGGGTCATCGTGGATTGCGAGGACGCCTTGGTCAAAAAGATCTTCTACCAACGGTTGCATAG gACCAAGCACGCTTTCCAACAACAGTTTCGTACCTATCGGAAGGAAGTGGAAGATTTTCTACTGCAACTTCTTGATATCAACCAAATCGCTCAGTACCAAAACCAATTCAACCGCACTTGTTTTCTTTATTTGACTGTCCTCAAGAATCACGACAATATTCGTCATTTATTCagagaagaatttctgaggttCCACGCGATCTACAACATTTCAAATCTGAAACTACAAACACACGAACTTTTGCTCGATATCCTCGTCCGTCACCTGCATCTTTTTGACGAAATGGCTAGCTCCGAAGGGTCCTCAATTGAATCGATCCGTGATCGGCTGAATCAGGAAATAATTAAATCTCGCACCGATATCGTTATCCAAGAAGCGGAACTGACCGAACTCCGGCAGGAGCTGTTTCCTTCGGAGGTCAGTTTGAAGGAACAGCGACATGCGGCGATCGACCGATTGGAAGTTCGGGAATTGGATTTGGAGCATCGTATCCGCTCAATCGATGTGTTGCAATCCGATATCCAAGGTCTGGAAGCTCAAGTGGCTCGGTTAATCGAGGAGCGTGAAAGGGTGCACGAACAATTGATGGAAAAACGCGACGCTTTGCGTTGCGGAATACGGGAAGTTGTTCGTTTGGAGAAACTGATCCAACAAATCGAGAAAGAAATATCCGATAGAATGGTGGCATTTCAAAAGCATTTGGAAGAACTGGAACTGAAAAGAATAGCTATTTTGGAAGATGAAACACTGACGGAGGAGGAAAGAGCAAGACTACTGGCTGAACTGGATCAGGAAATCGCAATGATACGAGAGAAGCACGATGAAGATCAGAGGCTGCTGAAAGACAGGTGTGAAGAGCTAAAGGCCATGTCGAGGAGTGTAATTGAAGGTTTGGATGGACTCCGAGATGAGTTGATGCAGAAACACTTGGATGAAATCAGGGAACTGGAGGAGCAAAAGAAGAACGCGACTCCTTCGGAATTGGAATTGATTAATGCAAGAATTGCAGAGTTGCAACGAGAGTTTGACGAGAATATGGCAATGTTGGACATGGCACAGGCAAGACGACAGTATTTCCAAGATGAACACGGAAGATACTACATTAGTGAATTTGGACAGAAGGTTTACCAGAGGGAATCGGGAGCTTCGGAGTACATTCTGACTGAGGATGGTCAATGGGAAAAGATCAGGAATGCTGTGGAACTGGAAACAGAtgaaaaaggggaattttataTTGACAATTTTGGAAGAAAGATTTATACTAAACGATACTATGAGGATGAATACGGGAAATATTACATTGACAGCGAAGGAAAGAGGGTCTATCTGGAACCTTCTCTTGTCAGTGAGATTGAGAACAGCTTACAGCCAGAGGTAGAAGAACTTCAGGAAACTTTGGTGCTCCCAAGTGAAGATGAACAATCTACCGTTGAATCCGATTTGGGTGACACAGAGGAAGCGAAAATTAAACGTGCTGATGACATTAAATATGTGCAAGAAACTGTTGGTGTACCGCTGAGGAAAGGCCTTGCACTGACGTTCCTTCACCAACCGGAAGATCCGATTGAATTTCTAgctaaatttttggaaaaataccacAATGATCAGCAAAAGGAACCCGAGAGGACAAGGTTGGTTGATGATGTTACAAAAATGAGAGAAGCTGCTAACTTTCCATTGGATCCAAAG aTCTCAACTGAAGATATGTGTTAA